CGGCGCCCGACACGCCGACGGTCGTCGCGACGCACCATCCGCCGTTCCCGATCGGGATCCGGTTCATCGACGACATGCGCTTCGTGGAGCCCGCCGGGTTCGCGGCCGTGGTGGAGCGGCACCCGCAGATCGTCCGCGTCATCTCCGGGCACGTGCACCGCGGCTCGGTCGGGTCGATCGGCGGCAAGGTCAGCACGACCTGCCCGAGCACCTACCGGCAGCTGTTCCTCGACCTGACGCACCCCGGACGCGCGGCGGTGACAGGGGAGCCCGCGGGGTTCGCCATCCACCTCGTGGACGAGCACGGTTCGGCGACGACGCACTTCGTCCCGACGGGGAACTACCGGCCGTTGATGGAGGTCGAGTGAGCGGGCGTCACCCGCGCCGCGGCCCCATGATCGTCCGGATGATCAGGACCGCGGCCCACGGGCCCACGACCCAGATCCACCACGGGTAGACGAACCCGGCCGTCACCCCGATGATCAACCAGATGGCGAGGTTGAGGGCGCCGATCGCGCCCAGCCCGGCCCACGCGGCGCGTTCCACGCTCGCTCCGCCGTCCGTCCGGCGGGCGGGCATGTCGGTGCTCTTGGGCTGTGTGGCGGGCACGGGCAGCTGGTAGAGGTCCTCTTCGGGGAGGTCGGCGGTGACCTCCTCGAGCTGCCCGAGGGTGCGGGCGGCGTAGACGTCCTCGAGCCGCTCCTGCAGCTCGTCCACCGTGATGCGGCCCACGGCGCAGTGCTCCCGCAGGCTCGCGGCCACCCGGTCGCGGTCGGCGTCCGACGCCCGAATGTCCGGATTCTGCGCCACGTCAGCTCCCTCCCGAACCTCCGGCCCGGACTCGTGTCAGGGCGCGGTCTCTCCTGCCAGCTTGGCGAACCACTCCCGGCCCTCGTCAAGAGCGGTCAGCACGCGGGGCCCGTCGGGCGTGACCGCGAACGTGTGCTCGAAGTGCGCGGAGGCGCGCCCGTCGGTGGTGATGACCGTCCAGCCGTCGTCCAGTTCAACGGTCTGCTTCGTCCCGAGGTTCACCATCGGCTCGACGGCGAAGCACATCCCGGACCGCAGCACCGGACCGTGCCCGGGGGCGCCGTGGTTCGGAATGAGCGGGTCCATGTGCATTTCGGTGCCGATGCCGTGGCCCCCGTAGCCCTCGACGATGCCGTAGGGCCCCTGAGACCGGACGTACGACTCGACGGCGTGCGACATGTCGGTCAGCCTGGCCCCGGCGGTTCCGGCCGCCAGACCGTGCCACAGGGACGCCTCGGTCACCTCCAGCAGCCGCTGCAGGTCCTCGGCGATCTCCCCGACGGGGACGGTGATCGCGGAGTCGCCGTGCCAGCCCTGGACGATCGCGCCGCAGTCGATCGAGATGACGTCGCCCTCGTGCAGCACCTTCCCGGCGCGCGGGATGCCGTGCACGATCTCCTCGTTGACCGACGCGCAGATCGTCCCGGTGAAGCCGTGGTAGCCCTTGAACGAGGGGACGCCGCCGTTGTCGCGGATGTGCTCCTCCGCGATGACGTCGAGGTCCAGGGTGGTGATCCCGGGCTTGACCGCCTCCCGCAGGAGTTCGAGCGTCCGGCCGACCAGCAGGCCGGCGGCCCGCATCAGCTCGAGCTGCTCGTCGGTCTTGATCTGGATCGCGGGCCTGCGTCTGAACATCCCTCTCCCAAGAACGGCTTCGCCGGGACCGCGAGGGCGCGGTCCCGGCGATTCGTGCGCGGACGCCCGCGCGCGGCTCGGCGTCCCCGCCGTCACTTCTCCGACGGGCGGAGCGCGCTCAGCGCGCGTGCGGTCACCTCATCGACCGGGCCGGCGGCATCGATGCGCGCCAGAATGCCCTCGTCTCCATAGAACCGCACGATGGGCGCGGTCTGTTCCTGGTAGACCTCGAGCCGGTGCCGGACGACCTCTTCCTTGTCGTCGTCGCGCTGGAACAACTGACCGCCGCAGTCGTCGCAGATGTCGTCCTTCTTGTCGTCGAAGTCGACGTGCCAGATCTTCCCGCACTTGGTGCAGGTGCGCCGGCCCGACAGCCGCCGGACGACCTCGTCCTCGTCGACGACCAGTTCGAGCACGATGTCGAGCCGGACGCCGAACTCGTCGAGGATCTTCTTGAGGGTCTCGGCCTGCGGAACGTTGCGCGGGAAGCCGTCCAGCAGGAAGCCGTCGCGCGCGTCGTCCTCGGCCAGCCGGTCGCGCACCATCGCGATGGTCACCTCGTCGGGGACGAGGTCACCGCGGTCCATGAACTCCTTGGCCTTGCGGCCGAGTTCGGTGCCGCCGCTCACGTTGGCGCGGAAGATGTCACCTGTCGAGATCTTCGGGATGGACAGGTGCGATGCGATGAACTGGGCCTGCGTCCCCTTGCCCGCTCCCGGGGGGCCCACCAGGACGATACGCACTACCGGAGGAAGCCCTCGTAGTGATGCTGCTGCAGTTTGCTCTCGATCTGCTTCACGGTATCCAGTCCAACGCCGACGATGATCAGGATGCTCGCGCCCCCGAAGGCGAACTGCTGCGTGGCGTTCAGGAGTGCGAATGCCACCATCGGGATCAGGGACACGATCCCCAGGTAAAGCGCGCCGGGTGTGGTGATCCGGGTCAACACGTAGTCGAGGTACTCGGCGGTCGGCCGGCCAGGACGGATACCTGGGATGAAACCACCATACTTCTTCATGTTGTCGGCGACTTCAGTGGGGTTGAAGGTGATGGCGACGTAGAAGTACGTGAAGAAGATGATGAAGGCGAAGAAGACCGCCATGTGCCAGGGATTGTCCTGCTGGAGGTAGGGCTGGACCTCCTGCAGCCACTTGGTGTCCGGCCACAGCTGCGTCGCGAGCACCGGCAGGTACAGCAGCGACGAGGCGAAGATGATCGGGATGATGCCGGCCTGGTTGACCTTCAGCGGGATGTAGGTCGAGGTGCCGCCGTACATGCGGCGGCCCACCATGCGCTTGGCGTACTGGACGGGGATGCGCCGCTGCGCCTGCTCGACGAACACGACCCCGGCCATGATCGCCAGGCCGACGGCGATGACGAGCGCGAAGACGAACCCGCCCTGCGCCTTGTAGATGCCCCAGAACTGGGCGGGGAAGACCGCGACGACCTGCGTGAAGATCAGGATCGACATGCCGTTGCCGACGCCCCGGTCGGTGATCAGCTCACCGAGCCACATGATCACGGTGGTGCCCGCGACCATCACGATGACCATCGTGATGATCGGGAAGATGCCCGTGTCGTAGAGGATGTCGCCGCTGCCGGAGATGCCCTGGAAGAGCTGTCCGGTGCTGGCCATCGCCACGATCCCGGTGCCCTGCAGGATCGCCAGCGCGACCGTCAGGTACCGGGTGTACTGCGTGATCTTGGTGGTGCCGGACTGGCCCTCCTTCTTGAGGGCCTCCAGTCTCGGGATCACCACGGTCAGGAGCTGCAGGATGATGCTCGCGGTGATGTAGGGCATGATGCCCAGCGCGAAGATCGAGAGCTGCAGCAGCGCCCCGCCGCTGAAAAGGTCGACGAGGCCGTACAACTGGCTGCTGTCCCGGGCCGCGTCGGCGGTCTCGCGCAGCACCTGCACGTTCACGTTCGGGGTCGGGATGTTGGACCCAAGCCTGAAGATCAGGATGATGAACAACGTGAAGAGCAGCTTTTTACGCAGGTCAGGCGTACGGAAAGCCCGAGCGAACGCGGTCAGCACCATTCCTCCTGCGCGACTGACGAAAACATGGCCGCCGAGGGGCCGGTTACAGGTCCAGACGATTCGGCGGGTACGGCCGTGTGCAAGCTCACGTTAGCCGCCTCGCCGGAGTGACTCTAACAGCAGATGCAAGCGGGGCCGCCTCACCAGGCGCACGGACCTTCCGGCCCTCGGCGCAAGGCGAAGACGGCCCCCGCATCGAAGGTGTTCCTTCTTACAGCTCGTCGGCGGTTCCACCGGCCGCGGCGATCTTCTCCTTCGCGGAACCGGAGAAGGCGTGGACCTTCACCTGGACCGCGACGGAGATGTCGCCGGTGCCGAGGACCTTGACCGGACGGCCGGGGCGCACCGCGCCCTTCGCCGCCAGGTCCTCCGCCGTGACCTCGCCGCCCTCGGGGTAGAGGTCGGCGAGCTTGTCCAGGTTCACGACCTGGAACTCGACCCGGTTCGGGTTCTTGAAGCCCTTCAGCTTCGGCACCCGGCGGATCAGGGGCATCTGGCCGCCCTCGAACCCGACGGGAACCGTGCTGCGGGCCTTCGTGCCCTTGGTGCCGCGGCCCGCGGTCTTGCCCTTGGACGCCTCGCCGCGACCCTTGCGGGTCTTGGCCCTGTTGGCGCCGGGGGCCGGACGCAGGTCGTGCAGCTTCAGAGGCGTGCCCTCCGAGCCCGAGGCGTTCTTCTCGAGATCAGCCGCCATGGTCAGTCGACCTCCTCGACGGTGACCAGGTGGGCCACCGTCCGGATCATGCCGAGCACCTCGGGGCGGTCCTCGCGGACCACGCTCTGCCCGATCTTCTTCAGGCCGAGGGTGCGCAGCGTGTCACGCTGGTTCTGCTTCTCGCTGATCACGGACTTCTTCTGCGTGATCTTCAGCTGCGTCATGAAGATGCGACCTCCGCCCGGGGCTCGCTGCCCGCGGCGCGGGCCCGCAGCATGGCGGCCGGAGCGACGTCCTCGATCGGCAGGCCGCGCTTGGCCGCGATCTCCTCGGGACGCTTCAGCGCCTTCAGGCCCGCGATCGTGGCGTGCACGATGTTGATCGCGTTGTCGCTGCCCAGCGACTTGCTCAGGACGTCGTGGATGCCGGCGGCCTCCAGGACGGCGCGGACCGGGCCACCCGCGATGACGCCGGTACCGGGGCTCGCCGGACGCAGCAGGACCTCGCCCGCGGCGTCGCGCGCCTGCACCAGGTGCGGGATGGTGCCCTGGATCCGCGGCACCTTGAAGAAGTGCTTCTTGGCCTCTTCGACGCCCTTGGCGATCGCGGCCGGCACCTCCTTGGCCTTGCCGTAGCCGACGCCGACGGTGCCGTTGCCGTCACCGACGATCACCAGAGCGGTGAAGCTGAAGCGACGCCCGCCCTTGACGACCTTGGCGACCCGGTTGATCGCCACGACCTTCTCGATGTACGACTGGCCCTTGTCGGCGCCACCGCGGCGGTCGTCGCGGCGGCCGTCGCGACGGTCGCCACCCTGACCGCCACCACGCCTCTGCGCTGCCATCAGTGGTTCCTCTTCTCGTTCGTCGTGCAGACCTTCACAAGGGCCGTCACAGCTGCAGGCCCCCCTCGCGCGCACCGTCCGCGACAGCGGCGATGCGGCCGTGGTACTTGTTGCCGCCCCGGTCGAACACGACGGCGGAGACGCCGGCCTCCTTCGCACGGGCGGCGACGAGCTCGCCGACCTTGCGGGACTTGGCCGTCTTGTCGCCGGAGTCGGCGCGCAGGTCCGCCTCCATCGTCGACGCGCTGGCCAGCGTGTGGCCCTTGTCGTCGTCGATGACCTGGACGAAGACGTGCTGGTTGGAGCGGGTCACGACCAGGCGCGGCCGCGCGGCGCTGCCCACGACCTTCTTGCGGACCCGCAGATGCCGGCGCCTGCGGGACTTGGCCCGCGCCGACGTGGCCTTCCCGGCCAGGGTCTTGGTGCCTGCCATGACTACTTACCAGCCTTTCCGACCTTGCGGCGGATCTGCTCGCCCTCGTAACGCACGCCCTTGCCCTTGTACGGGTCGGGCTTGCGCAGCTTGCGGATGCGGGCGGCGATCTCCCCGACGAGCTGCTTGTCGATGCCCTCGACGACGAGCTGGGTCGGCTTCTCCACCGTGAAGGTGATGCCCTCCGGGGGCTCGACCGTGATCGGGTGGCTGTAGCCGAGCGAGAACTCGAGGTTCTTGCCCTTGGCCACCACGCGGTAACCGACGCCCTGGATGACGAGGGTCTTCTTGTAGCCGTCCGTGACGCCGACCACCATGTTGTTGATCAGCGTGCGGGTGAGGCCGTGCAGACCCCGGACCTTCTGGATGTCGTTCGGCCGGGAGACCGAGATGACACCGTCTTCGAGGTTGACCTCGATCGGGTCGGCGATGGTCTGCGAGAGCGTGCCCTTGGGCCCCTTGACGGTGACCGACCGGCCGTCGATGCTGACGTCGACGCCGCCGGGCACGGTGATGGGGGAACGTCCGATTCGCGACATTGTTAGATTCCTCCCCTCACCAGACGTAGGCGAGGACTTCCCCGCCCACGCCGCGCTTGCCGGCCTGCCGGTCCGTCATCAGACCGGACGACGTCGAGATGATCGCGACGCCGAGTCCGCCCAGGACCTTCGGCAGGTTGTCCTTCTTCGCGTACACGCGCAGACCCGGCTTCGACACGCGCTTGATGCCGGCGATCGAACGCTCACGGGTCGGGCCGAACTTGAGCTCGATGAGGAGCTTCTTGCCGACCTCGGCGTCCTCCACGCTCCAGCCCGAGATGTAACCCTCCTGCTGGAGGATCTCGGCGATGTGCGCCTTGATCTTCGAGTACGGCATCGCCACCTGGTCGTGGTACGCCGAATTCGCGTTACGCAGACGCGTCAACATGTCTGCGATCGGGTCGGTCATCGTCATGGCCTGCTGGCCCTCCTCGCCACGGTTTCCTCGGCCCGGCGCGGGCCGTGGACCTTTGGCGCGGTCGAGGGCACCCCGTTGGGTGCCCGGTGGTTATTACACGCCGGTTGCGCTCCCCCTCCCGAGGAGGGGGAGACGGTCACCAGCTGGACTTGGTGATGCCCGGCAGCTCGCCGCGGTGGGCCATCTCCCGGAAGCAGATCCGGCACAGGCCGAACTTCCGGTAGACCGAGCGCGGACGCCCGCAGCGCGAGCAACGAGTGTACGCGCGCACCTCGAACTTCGGCTTACGCGAAGCCTTGGCGATCAGCGACTTCTTCGCCATCTGCTCAGCTCTCCTTGAAGGGGAAGCCCAGGAGCTTGAGCAGCGCCCGGCCCTCGTCGTCGGTCTTCGCGGTCGTGACGACCGTGATGTCCATGCCCCGCGACCGGTCGATCTTGTCCGGGTTCACCTCGTGGAACATGACCTGCTCGGTCAGCCCGAAGGTGTAGTTGCCGTTGCCGTCGAACTGCTTCGGCGACAGGCCGCGGAAGTCGCGGATCCGGGGCAGGGCCGTGGCCAGCAGCCGGTCCAGGAACTCCCACATGCGGTCGCCGCGCAGCGTGACGTGCGCGCCGATCGGCATGCCCTCGCGCAGCTTGAACTGCGCGATGGACTTGCGGGCCCGGTTCACGGCGGGCTTCTGGCCGGTGATCGCCGACAGGTCGCGGATCGCGCCCTCGATCAGCTTGGCGTCCTTCGCCGCGTCGCCCACGCCCATGTTGACCACGATCTTGGTCAGGCCGGGGATCTGCATGACGTTGTCGTAGCCGAACTGCTCGCGCATCTGCCCCGCGATTTCCTCGCGGTAGCGCAGCTTGAGCCGCGGCTGCGGCACGGGACGCTCGGTCACGGTCTCAGTCATCGGACGCGGACTCCTTACCGCCCTTGCCGGCCGACTTGGCGCGGTTCTTGTGCGGGCGGGTGACCCGGACCTTGTTGCCGTCCTCGTCGAAGGTGTAGCCGATCCGCACCGGCTCGCCCTTCTCGACGAGCGCGACGTTGCTGATGTGGATCGACGCCTCGACCTGGACCCGGCCGCTTTCCTTGCCGGCCCGCTGCGCGTCGGCCTTGATGTTCTTGGTGATGATGTTGACGCCCTCGACGACAACACGTTCGCGGTTCGGGTCCGCGCGCAGCACCGTGCCGGTGGCGCCCTTGTCCTTGCCCGCGATGACGACGACCTCGTCACCCTTCTTGATCTTCATCACAGCACCTCCGGCGCGAGCGAGATGATGCGCATGAACTTCTTCTCGCGCAGTTCGCGGCCCACCGGGCCGAAGATACGGGTGCCCCGGGGGTCGCCGCCGTCCTTGATGAGGACGGCCGCGTTCTCGTCGAAACGGATGTAGGAGCCGTCCGGGCGCCGGCGCTCCTTGCGGGTGCGCACGATGACCGCCTTGACGACATCCCCCTTCTTCACGCCGGCGCCGGGAAGGGCGTCCTTCACCGTCGCGACGATGATGTCGCCGACTCCCGCGTAGCGCCGACCCGAGCCGCCGAGAACCCGGATGCAAAGGATCTCCTTCGCACCCGTGTTGTCGGCGACCTTGAGTCGCGACTCCTGCTGGATCACGTTGACTCCTGTTCGTCACACCGGTTCTGCTCGCTTCGCGGAGCAGCCTGGTGGAACCGGGTAATTACTTGGCCTTCTCGAGGATCTCCACCACGCGCCAGCGCTTGGTGGCCGACAGCGGGCGGGTCTCCATGAGCCGGACGCGGTCGCCGACGCCGCACGCGTTGGCCTCGTCGTGCGCCTTGTAGTTCTTCGTCCGCCGGATCACCTTGTGGTACTTCGGGTGCTTCACGCGGTCCTCGACGGACACGACCACGGTCTTGTCCGACTTGTCGCTGACCACGAGGCCCTCGAAGACCTTGCGGCTGTTCCGCTGCGTCGTCTGCTCGGTCATTCGTCGCCCTCCACGGCGTCCTCGGAGATCTCGACGATGCCGAGTTCCCGCTCACGCATCACGGTGTAGATGCGAGCGATCTCGCGCTTCACGGTGCGCAGCCGGCCGTGGCTCTCCAGCTGGCCGGTCGCCGACTGGAAACGAAGGTTGAACAGCTCCTCCTTCGCCTCCTTCAGCTTGGTGACCAGGACGTCGTCCGGCTCGGTCCGCAGATCAACGGCGGTAAGACCCTTGGCCATCAGGACTCACCCACCTCTCGCTTCACGATCTTGCACTTCATCGGCAGCTTGTGGATCGCGCGCATCAGCGCGGCCCGGGCGATCTCCTCGTTGGGGTAGGAGAGCTCGAACATCACGCGCCCCGGCTTGACGTTGGCCACCCACCACTCGACCGAGCCCTTACCGGAGCCCATGCGGGTCTCGGCGGGCTTCTTGGTCAGCGGACGGTCCGGGAAGATGTTGATCCAGACCTTGCCGCCACGCTTGATGTGACGGGTCATGGCGATACGAGCGGCCTCGATCTGCCGGTTCGTGACGTACGCGCCCTCGACCGCCTGGATGCCGTACTCGCCGAACGTCACCCGCGTGCCGCCCTTGGCCATGCCCCTGCGCTTCGGGTGGTGCTGCTTACGGTGCTTGACCTTGCGAGGGATCAGCATGGGTTACTCAGCTCCCCTCACCCTGCGGAGCAGCCTCGGTCGCCTGCGCGGGCTGCTCGGAACTCTGCTGCTGCTTCTGCGCGCCACCGCGCTCACCGCCGCGCTCGCCACCGCGGCCGCCACGGCCGCCGCGGCCACCGCCACGACGCTCGCGACGCTCCCGGCCACCGCCGGCAGCGCGCTGCTGGGCCGCCTGCTGCTCGCGCTCGGCGCGGGTCTGGGCGGCCTCGCCCTTGTAGATCCACACCTTGACGCCGATGCGGCCGAACGTCGTGCGGGCCTCGTAGAACCCGTAGTCGATGTCGGCGCGCAGCGTGTGCAGCGGCACCTGGCCCTCGCGGTAGAACTCCGACCGCGACATCTCGGCGCCGCCGAGACGGCCGCCGCACTGCACCTTGATGCCCTTGGCGCCCGACTTCATCGCGGACTGGATCGCCTTGCGCATGGCGCGGCGGAACGCGACCCGGCTGGACAGCTGCTCGGCCACGCCCTGCGCGACGAGCTGCGCGTCGATCTCGGGGTTCTTGACCTCGAGGATGTTCAGCCGGACCTGCTTGCCGGTCAGCTTCTCCAGGTCGCCCCGGAGCCGCTCGGCCTCCGCACCGCGCCGGCCGATGACGATGCCCGGCCGGGCCGTGTGGATGTTGACCTCGACACGGTCGCGCGTCCGCTCGATCTCCACCTTGGAGATGCCCGCCCGGTCCATGCCCTTCTGCAGCATGCGCCGGATCTGGACGTCTTCCTTGACGTAGTCCTTGTAGAGCTTGTCGGCGAACCACACGCTCTTGTGGTCGGTGGTGACGCCCAGACGGAACCCGTGCGGGTTGATCTTCTGACCCACTACCGGGCCCTCCTCGTCTTCTTACCGCCGCCGGTCGCCGAAGCCTCGTCCCGCGACTCCACGACCACGGTGATGTGGCTCGTGCGCTTGTTGATGCGGTAAGCCCGGCCCTGGGCGCGGGGACGGAAACGCTTCAGCGTCGGCCCCTCGTCCACCCACGCACGGCTGACGACCAGCGTGTCCGAGTCGAGCTTGAAATTGTGCTCGGCGTTGGCGATGGCACTCGCCAGCACCTTGCCCACCGGCTCACTCGCAGCCTGGGGGGCGAACCGCAGCACCGCCTGAGCCTCCGCGGCCGACAGGCCGCGGATGAGGTCCACCACGCGGCGGGCCTTCCTGGGCGTGACGCGGATGTACCGCGCCTGGGCCCTGGCTTCCATCGCTGTCCCTCTCTCCTACGATCTACTGCTCGACCGCTCAGCGGCGGCTGCGGCGGTCTTCCTTGACGTGGCTGCGGAACGTGCGCGTCGGCGCGAACTCGCCGAGCTTGTGCCCCACCATCGCGTCGGTGATGAACACCGGGACGTGCTTGCGCCCGTCGTGCACGGCGATCGTGTGCCCGATCATGTCCGGGACGATCATGGAGCGCCGCGACCACGTCTTGATGACGTTCTTGGTGCCCTTCTCGTTCTGGGCGTCCACCTTCTTGATCAGGTGGTCGTCCACGAAGGGGCCCTTCTTGAGGCTACGTGGCATGACGAGCGACTCCTACCGCTTCTTCTTGCTGCGACGACGGACGATCAGCCGGTCGCTCGACTTGTTCGCCTGGCGAGTGCGGCCTTCCTTCTTGCCCTTCGGGTTCACCGGGTGCCGGCCACCGGAGGTCTTGCCCTCACCACCACCGTGCGGGTGGTCGATCGGGTTCATGGCCACACCGCGGACGGTCGGGCGCTTGCCCTTCCACCGCATGCGTCCGGCCTTGCCCCAGTTGATGTTCGACTGCTCGGCGTTGCCGACCTGGCCGACCGTCGCGCGGCACCGCACGTCCACCATCCGCATTTCGCCGGAGGGCATGCGCAGCGTGGCGTACTTGCCCTCCTTGGCCAGCAGCTGGACGCCCGCGCCCGCGCTGCGGGCCAGCTTGGCGCCGCCGCCGGGCCGCAGCTCGATGGCGTGGATGACGGTACCCGTCGGGATGTTGCGCAGCGGGAGGCAGTTGCCCGGCTTGATGTCGGAGCCCGGCCCGTTCTCCACCCGGTCGCCCTGCTTCAGGTCGCGGGGCGCGAGGATGTAGCGCTTCTCGCCGTCCGCGTAGTGCAGCAGCGCGATGCGCGCGGTGCGGTTCGGGTCGTACTCGATGTGCGCGACCTTCGCCGGAACGCCGTCCTTGTCGTGCCGACGGAAGTCGATCACGCGGTACGCGCGCTTGTGCCCGCCGCCCTGGTGCCGGGTGG
The nucleotide sequence above comes from Actinomadura algeriensis. Encoded proteins:
- the rpsQ gene encoding 30S ribosomal protein S17: MTEQTTQRNSRKVFEGLVVSDKSDKTVVVSVEDRVKHPKYHKVIRRTKNYKAHDEANACGVGDRVRLMETRPLSATKRWRVVEILEKAK
- the rpsE gene encoding 30S ribosomal protein S5, encoding MAAQRRGGGQGGDRRDGRRDDRRGGADKGQSYIEKVVAINRVAKVVKGGRRFSFTALVIVGDGNGTVGVGYGKAKEVPAAIAKGVEEAKKHFFKVPRIQGTIPHLVQARDAAGEVLLRPASPGTGVIAGGPVRAVLEAAGIHDVLSKSLGSDNAINIVHATIAGLKALKRPEEIAAKRGLPIEDVAPAAMLRARAAGSEPRAEVASS
- the rpsS gene encoding 30S ribosomal protein S19, whose amino-acid sequence is MPRSLKKGPFVDDHLIKKVDAQNEKGTKNVIKTWSRRSMIVPDMIGHTIAVHDGRKHVPVFITDAMVGHKLGEFAPTRTFRSHVKEDRRSRR
- the secY gene encoding preprotein translocase subunit SecY, whose amino-acid sequence is MLTAFARAFRTPDLRKKLLFTLFIILIFRLGSNIPTPNVNVQVLRETADAARDSSQLYGLVDLFSGGALLQLSIFALGIMPYITASIILQLLTVVIPRLEALKKEGQSGTTKITQYTRYLTVALAILQGTGIVAMASTGQLFQGISGSGDILYDTGIFPIITMVIVMVAGTTVIMWLGELITDRGVGNGMSILIFTQVVAVFPAQFWGIYKAQGGFVFALVIAVGLAIMAGVVFVEQAQRRIPVQYAKRMVGRRMYGGTSTYIPLKVNQAGIIPIIFASSLLYLPVLATQLWPDTKWLQEVQPYLQQDNPWHMAVFFAFIIFFTYFYVAITFNPTEVADNMKKYGGFIPGIRPGRPTAEYLDYVLTRITTPGALYLGIVSLIPMVAFALLNATQQFAFGGASILIIVGVGLDTVKQIESKLQQHHYEGFLR
- the rplF gene encoding 50S ribosomal protein L6, which gives rise to MSRIGRSPITVPGGVDVSIDGRSVTVKGPKGTLSQTIADPIEVNLEDGVISVSRPNDIQKVRGLHGLTRTLINNMVVGVTDGYKKTLVIQGVGYRVVAKGKNLEFSLGYSHPITVEPPEGITFTVEKPTQLVVEGIDKQLVGEIAARIRKLRKPDPYKGKGVRYEGEQIRRKVGKAGK
- the rplE gene encoding 50S ribosomal protein L5 is translated as MTETVTERPVPQPRLKLRYREEIAGQMREQFGYDNVMQIPGLTKIVVNMGVGDAAKDAKLIEGAIRDLSAITGQKPAVNRARKSIAQFKLREGMPIGAHVTLRGDRMWEFLDRLLATALPRIRDFRGLSPKQFDGNGNYTFGLTEQVMFHEVNPDKIDRSRGMDITVVTTAKTDDEGRALLKLLGFPFKES
- the rplN gene encoding 50S ribosomal protein L14, translated to MIQQESRLKVADNTGAKEILCIRVLGGSGRRYAGVGDIIVATVKDALPGAGVKKGDVVKAVIVRTRKERRRPDGSYIRFDENAAVLIKDGGDPRGTRIFGPVGRELREKKFMRIISLAPEVL
- a CDS encoding adenylate kinase — encoded protein: MRIVLVGPPGAGKGTQAQFIASHLSIPKISTGDIFRANVSGGTELGRKAKEFMDRGDLVPDEVTIAMVRDRLAEDDARDGFLLDGFPRNVPQAETLKKILDEFGVRLDIVLELVVDEDEVVRRLSGRRTCTKCGKIWHVDFDDKKDDICDDCGGQLFQRDDDKEEVVRHRLEVYQEQTAPIVRFYGDEGILARIDAAGPVDEVTARALSALRPSEK
- the rplO gene encoding 50S ribosomal protein L15, with product MAADLEKNASGSEGTPLKLHDLRPAPGANRAKTRKGRGEASKGKTAGRGTKGTKARSTVPVGFEGGQMPLIRRVPKLKGFKNPNRVEFQVVNLDKLADLYPEGGEVTAEDLAAKGAVRPGRPVKVLGTGDISVAVQVKVHAFSGSAKEKIAAAGGTADEL
- a CDS encoding type Z 30S ribosomal protein S14: MAKKSLIAKASRKPKFEVRAYTRCSRCGRPRSVYRKFGLCRICFREMAHRGELPGITKSSW
- the rplV gene encoding 50S ribosomal protein L22, whose product is MEARAQARYIRVTPRKARRVVDLIRGLSAAEAQAVLRFAPQAASEPVGKVLASAIANAEHNFKLDSDTLVVSRAWVDEGPTLKRFRPRAQGRAYRINKRTSHITVVVESRDEASATGGGKKTRRAR
- the rpmD gene encoding 50S ribosomal protein L30; translated protein: MTQLKITQKKSVISEKQNQRDTLRTLGLKKIGQSVVREDRPEVLGMIRTVAHLVTVEEVD
- the rplX gene encoding 50S ribosomal protein L24; amino-acid sequence: MKIKKGDEVVVIAGKDKGATGTVLRADPNRERVVVEGVNIITKNIKADAQRAGKESGRVQVEASIHISNVALVEKGEPVRIGYTFDEDGNKVRVTRPHKNRAKSAGKGGKESASDD
- the rplR gene encoding 50S ribosomal protein L18; the protein is MAGTKTLAGKATSARAKSRRRRHLRVRKKVVGSAARPRLVVTRSNQHVFVQVIDDDKGHTLASASTMEADLRADSGDKTAKSRKVGELVAARAKEAGVSAVVFDRGGNKYHGRIAAVADGAREGGLQL
- the map gene encoding type I methionyl aminopeptidase; the encoded protein is MFRRRPAIQIKTDEQLELMRAAGLLVGRTLELLREAVKPGITTLDLDVIAEEHIRDNGGVPSFKGYHGFTGTICASVNEEIVHGIPRAGKVLHEGDVISIDCGAIVQGWHGDSAITVPVGEIAEDLQRLLEVTEASLWHGLAAGTAGARLTDMSHAVESYVRSQGPYGIVEGYGGHGIGTEMHMDPLIPNHGAPGHGPVLRSGMCFAVEPMVNLGTKQTVELDDGWTVITTDGRASAHFEHTFAVTPDGPRVLTALDEGREWFAKLAGETAP
- the rplP gene encoding 50S ribosomal protein L16 — its product is MLIPRKVKHRKQHHPKRRGMAKGGTRVTFGEYGIQAVEGAYVTNRQIEAARIAMTRHIKRGGKVWINIFPDRPLTKKPAETRMGSGKGSVEWWVANVKPGRVMFELSYPNEEIARAALMRAIHKLPMKCKIVKREVGES
- the rpsC gene encoding 30S ribosomal protein S3 translates to MGQKINPHGFRLGVTTDHKSVWFADKLYKDYVKEDVQIRRMLQKGMDRAGISKVEIERTRDRVEVNIHTARPGIVIGRRGAEAERLRGDLEKLTGKQVRLNILEVKNPEIDAQLVAQGVAEQLSSRVAFRRAMRKAIQSAMKSGAKGIKVQCGGRLGGAEMSRSEFYREGQVPLHTLRADIDYGFYEARTTFGRIGVKVWIYKGEAAQTRAEREQQAAQQRAAGGGRERRERRGGGRGGRGGRGGERGGERGGAQKQQQSSEQPAQATEAAPQGEGS
- the rpmC gene encoding 50S ribosomal protein L29 yields the protein MAKGLTAVDLRTEPDDVLVTKLKEAKEELFNLRFQSATGQLESHGRLRTVKREIARIYTVMRERELGIVEISEDAVEGDE
- the rpsH gene encoding 30S ribosomal protein S8, whose product is MTMTDPIADMLTRLRNANSAYHDQVAMPYSKIKAHIAEILQQEGYISGWSVEDAEVGKKLLIELKFGPTRERSIAGIKRVSKPGLRVYAKKDNLPKVLGGLGVAIISTSSGLMTDRQAGKRGVGGEVLAYVW
- a CDS encoding DUF1707 SHOCT-like domain-containing protein encodes the protein MAQNPDIRASDADRDRVAASLREHCAVGRITVDELQERLEDVYAARTLGQLEEVTADLPEEDLYQLPVPATQPKSTDMPARRTDGGASVERAAWAGLGAIGALNLAIWLIIGVTAGFVYPWWIWVVGPWAAVLIIRTIMGPRRG